The Haematobia irritans isolate KBUSLIRL chromosome 1, ASM5000362v1, whole genome shotgun sequence DNA segment CATAATGATCATCTATATGAACGCTACTGAAAAGAAAAGGAAATGAAGACAGAATGTTTTTGTGCCTGAATCAGCATTGaaacaaatacacacacacttGTGCTTTAAGAAATTTCacagaagagagagagagagtatgaaCAGCGATATATGATCTATGTTTGTaggaaaaaaatctatgaaacCATAAACACTTTaaactaaatatatataaaataataacataaaatttaaatcaagtGGAAAAAGCTTTCTTGGTGTCATTTTTTGcttgattttttttactaatataacaatttaattttaaaatattgtttgtttgttatttgtttttcgtgatATTATTGCGATATGTTGTCATGTGAATTTATgatatattaaataatatttgtaaaaatagcaaaaggaaaaacaaattcaaaattctaacaaaattaaattcaaagtgTTTTAGCTAATATATAAATCGATATCAAATATCAATATTATatacaaattcataaaattaatattaattatacgtTCAAGTGGTCCTAGGtcctaacaaaattaaattcaaagtgTTTCcgcgatttttttcatataatatttttttctatacagaaaacagaaaattttgtcaaaacgaaattaaaattaaaacacaaaTCTTGAATCGAAGATATTTCAAGTGGCAAAATATCTGAAGAATAGATCAGCCCAAGTGgcatataattattattttttcgtaataaatttaaattacagcCTATGTGACGTATaattattatgaatttttattagattGGATTAATATCAATTATACGGCATTATTATATAATTGATTATATGAAGAATAGATCAGCCCAAGTGgcgtataattattattttttcttgatcaatttaaatttaaaatacagCCTATGTGACGTatactgattattaatttttattaaattggatTAATATCAATTATACGCGATTATCGGAAGGTTTTATTTGGATCAAGGGCTCTTCCACATACATACTATTTCATTTGATATCatataatatattttcaataaatttgtatgtatgccagaaaaatattaaacaataatttaaaaattgataaaaaattatttcatgggaaaaactatgtcaaaattaaacaagaacccataaataaaaaatatatgcagAATAAATCAGCCTAGGTGGcgtataataattattttttttaaataaatttaaatttaaaatgacgtatactgattattaatttttattaaattggatTAATATCAATTATACGGGATTATCGGAAGGTTTTATTTGGATCAAGGGCTCTTCCACATACATACTATTTCATTTGATATCatataatatattttcaataaatttgtatgtataccagaaaaatattaaacaataatttaaaaattgataaaaaattatttcatgggaaaaactatgtcaaaattaaacaagaacccataaatagaaaatatatgcAGAGTAAATCAGCCTAGATGGcgtataataattatttatttttttttaataaatttaaatttaaaatgcagCCTATATGACATAATTATTACTAATTTTTTATTAGATTGGATTAATTTCAATTATACCGGACTATCGGAAGATTTTATTCGGATCAAGGGCTCTACCACATACATACTATTTGATTTGACATTATATAAAATATCcaataaatttgtatatatataaaaaaaattaaacaatgatttaaatattgataaaaatagtaataaaaattatttaatgggAAAAACGATGTCAAAGTTAAACAAAAACccataaatagaaaatatatgaaGAATAAATGAGTCCAGGTGGcgtataattattatttattcttAATAAATTTAATCAATAGAAATCGGCCTTTGTGacgtataattattattaattattttattagattgaaataatttcaattaTACGGACTTAGCGGAAGGTTTTATTCGGTTCAAGGGTTCTTCCACATATATACTATTTGATTTgacattatataaaatattcaataaatttgtatacataccaaaaaaatattaaacaatgatttaaatattgataaaaatagttaataaaaattatatcatgggaaaaacgatgttaaagttaaacaaaaacccataaatagaaaatatatgaaCAATAAATCAGCCCAGGTGGcgtataattattatttattcgtAATAAATTTAATCAATAGAAATCGGCCTTTGTGacgtataattattattaatttttattgaattggaTTAATATCGATTATACGAGATTATCGGAAGGTTTTAATCGGGTCAAGGGCTCTTCCACGTACATATTATTTGATTTGacattatacaaaatattcaataaatttgtatgtataccaaaaaaatattaaacaatgatttaaaaattgataaaaaaaaattatttcatgggAAAAACGATGTCAAAATTAAACAAACATccataaatagaaaatatttcaagaggaaatatatgaaaaatagttGAGCCCAGGTGGCGTATAATTGTCATTTATTCTTAATAAATTTAATCAATAGAAATTAGCCTATGTGACGTATGAgtattattaatttctatttaattggattaatatcAATTATACGATTATCGGAAGGTTTTAATCGTGTCAAGGGCTCTTCTACATACATATCGTTTGATTTGACATCatataatatattttcaataaatttgtaaGTATATCAGAAGATATTAAAGAATGGTTTAAAAATTGCtaaagaatataaataaaataattaataaaaatatttcatgggGAATATATATGTACAATATGTACAATAGATCAGCCTAGGTGTCGTTTAATTATTAACAATTcttattcaaaagaaaaattatttatcgaattgttttttttttaaagataaatattatatctaaaagctgtaatatttataaaaaatatttttttacgttaGGTTAATACCGAACAACTGCGAATAAAACCAAACAAATAATTACCGTTTCGATAACAAGTTATCGATTTTATCGAAATATTGTATCATCTtgaacaacaaataaaacataGATAGCGTTCGATTTGATAAGCATTTCTAatttaatgttgtcaaaaactatattattgaatattcgattttatctgcatatttctaaatataaaatACGGGCATTgccaatttttgtaatttttattatttagaaaaaaaattatttagaaaaaatctacgAACActaaaatatgctatagaaagttctagaattttttggaaattactTTGTGCACTCTATACTTATAACATGGTATTTATCGAAATTGCTTGTTAtcgaaataacaaaaataatcgATAACGATAAACCAGTATCAAAAATTAAtcgatattgaaaattttcattacataTAAGCGGGAAAAAAACTAatcgttattttttttgtttggtcacaaattatatcgataaacatttctataaatgaGTAAATCTATCGACCATTGAATATTTCGATAATAACTACAATCGATAACTTAAAACATCACAAAAAACGATATTTTCGATATCTATGGGTTTATAGATTTAAACTTAATAGttttttaagcaatttttatagactttttttagaaaaatttttttattccttaTTTATTGAAAGTGTTTATGTCTATGGTTTCTCACATATGGTTATGATATGGGTGATTGATAATGTGTTTTCATTTTGTCGAAAGCTTTAAAGCTTAGATTTCAATTTAggcttttgtgtttttatatgtattaacttgaaaaatgttttgtattttgCACTATTAGTATATTGGGGTGGTTTAATGGAagcgttttagtttttttttttttattgttgtgttTATGAAATGTAACATGAGCTTACTTGTTCTGCTGTAGTGATGATCATAGATGGCACGTGGAGAGTAACCGTAGGTATCTCTGCTGACGGGCAAATATCTGTAACCATGAGACTGGACACGCTCGTTGGCGGTAGCAGGCTCTTCATAGATGCTCCTGAATGTGGAGGGAGCATCTAAGTATGAGCTGTATGGACGACCGGCCCTGGGAGTCTCATGGGCACGGATATCCTCAGATCCTAAaaagagaagaagaagaaataattatattagaattatagaaaaataaataaaatataaaatcaaataaaaaatatttcattcaattaaataaaaattaaaaataaattaaataaaaaacccaATAATTAATCCTTTCACTAACGAATTAAACCCACTGTCAAAATcttaaatttctattttatttatttcgcgTAACAGcaaatagaaacattttgtaattttaacaaaacatatAATAGTATTAAACCAAaggaaaatatataaatcaaaaaaaaaacttaaattaaaatcaaataaaacatgtaaaaatatttcaatgtataaattaaaaataaataaagtaattAATTAACCCTTTTCCCTATCGATTTAAACaacttaattttttcatttttattaactAGAACTagcaacaaatataaaaatattgtaatgttaatgaatagtaataataaatattaaaaacaatacaaaattaaattttaaatttaaagcaaataaacatataaaaaaaacaaaatttcgatatatatattaaaaataaaatattgaactcAATACTTAAACCTTTACTAccgaattaattatttttacttgAATTTATTTACTTGACAAATAGAAAAATGCTACAATTTTAACGATAattgaatataaattaaaatatattatataaatcaaaataataattaaaagcaaaatttaattaaaataattttgtaattttaacaaaaatttaatattaaatttaatacataaattaaaaatttaatatataaattaaaaataaataaaataattaaatcaatAATTAACCACTTTTCCTATCGAATAAAACCTACTGCcaacaacatatttttttttttcatttttattgactagaactaacaacaaatataaaaatattgtaatattaacgaaaagtaaacaaaaattttaaaaacaatataaattaaaaaaaaaataaaataaaataaattagcatattaaaaaaatcgattgatttcaaaattttatttaaataaataaaatttatttaatttattattttattttatttatttttatttaattaaataaatttaaataaataaaattttgaaatcaataATTAActctttcacaattttttttattttttatttgttaacttaaaattataaattgtaaGCTAACATGAAAAAAAGCTATAGCTACAATggtcttaattaattaattattaaataattttatattaatgataattgaatataaatttttaatatataaattaaaaaatcaattttaaataaaatttaattaaaataattaaccatTTTCCCTACTTAATTAACTTTactggcaaaaaaattaatttttttattcacttgaattaacatgaaatataaaaaaatatatcattttggaaaaatgtattttcttttaaaaatgaaattaaaatctaataaaaaaattcaataaaaaaaaattgtaaaacaatTAGCTGAACAATTAACCCAttccaaaaataaatgaaatactcTACTTAATAATTAATACTTTCTCTACCGAATTAAATCTActgttaaaaattcaattaacgccaatagaaaaactttgtaattttaacaaaaattaaatataaatattaaaaacaataaaaattaaatataatacatGAGGCCGATAacctctagttgctagtgcccgtataaataagtttattgtaatttgtaattataataaattaaataataaataaataaaataaaaataatacataaatcaaatttaaataaagatcaaataaaatataatgatacaattttaatatgtaaattatttttttttattatgcagaattttgtaattgaataaataataaaaataagtgaAATACTCAATTCGAAATTTAAACTCCTAAGCCAAAGCTACCGGCTTGGGAGTACCCAGTAAAAAATAGAGCACTATTTATTGTAattgaataaataataaaaataaaaaataaaaatcaaaaataaaaataagtgaaatactcaattcaaaatttaaactcCTAAGCCAAAGCTATCGGCTTAggagttcccagcaaaaaatagagcactatttcagcaggattgtaagggagagaggcagtaccaacagtCTACAAAaccaccgaatcagcgctgatttttgtgggcgatgtcccgatttagagcagcttctatatagcgctgatataattgctcattttaatagaaatattgctcaaatgtgagcaatattgttattggtatgaaggaaaacagcactacctttcgcgcatctatactgcatgaattggttgcaataacgtaaacgaatgatcataaactagtttgattactcgtttacgttattgccgccgatacatgcagtgcctactttattgtataccaaaaagcgcaactaaattttactactgaaatatttttgctgggttgtttcaATTAAcagcaaaaaatataaatattaaacaaaaatatatacattaaacttttataaacagaaaaaaaaaataaatttttaacaaataaaaattataaagacaaGTCCCTACTTTAAATTAacattccaaaatcaatggaaAATAAGTGGGAAGTTAGATTATAGtgtcatttttaaatttcttctatAGTGGCCATGGGTACCCAAAGGGTTAATTTGGGCTTAGAACCTTTTATGGTTGGtggttttctttttaatttcgatttttttatttccgtattttttttttctcctagCAAAAGATTTTTAAGTACAACATCTCCTATTTCTTCTAGCACCAATCAGTTCTATTTTTTCTCTAAAACCATAaacaacctataaaaatacatcaCATTTTCAAAACGGCGACACAATATCCCACGAATAAGTAGGtaagtttttttaatatatttttagaaaattctaagGCTAGGAAATGAGTATTCAAAAAATATCATGCAAATAATGCAATGCCCTTTTTGTGATATTATAAAAGGAATTTCATATTTGATATAATGATAtccattaaattttcacaaaaaaaaaacatactcatATAATTTACGTCATGTctgtatagtttttttttttttttggaatatatagTTGCTCCCATTTTTCGTTCTGTGAGAAGACGTagaaaaaatcggaaaaaaaattaaatttcgtatcttTGCTATTTGAGTTGAATTTTTGGAtttgtgccaattttttttttgtattttctttttttcctcCTTGGGTAACACTTGTGCATAAATCACAGCAACACTATACTCTGTGAAgaacagcaaaaacaaaaaaagtatttgtgCTGAATTCTTGGAAGAAACCATAAAATTTctgaatttataatattttgggcTATATACAAACAAGCATGCAAATATTTTTCATGATACCGTGAATACGTGTTTATACGtgttggtatatatatatacagattTTCGTTTCATATCGAATAGCTAacctaaaattttgtagtttttgttttggcactttgcaaaataaaaatttggccaatGGTGTATGCTTTCGTctcttttttttagaattccTCTAAATTTAGTTCAATGGAAATAGTGAGATAACGCATTAAAACATACTAGTTTTAATTGAAGTCATTACGAGATCTAGACAGAAGAGGAATGACATTGACCAACTGGTGATctgaaagttttgttttttttttttataacaggaAGTTTTTATCAGACGAATTTAAATAGACCAAAGGAGTTTTCTTTTAATAGACCAAacgaattattttaattgtttcgaaattaataatatataacaaaGGAATGCATTGGTTTGTATACTAATACAAAgtcattgaaatattgaatttaaactCATGTTATCGATTGTGTGTAGAAAATCGATAACTAGAAGTCGTATTTTCTTGGTCGTCCTCTACTTAATTTTCAATGGTCTGTTTACATGTATACTAATACAAAgtcattgaaatattgaatttaaactCATGTTATCGATTGTGTGTAGAAAATCGATAACTAGAAGTCGTATTTTCTTGGTCGTCCTCTACTTAATTTTCAATGGTCTGTTTACATGAggacttattattatttttttttttttgtaaaaaggcAATCGTTTATTGCTCTTGCCACAGTCTATTTATTGGTTTTTTTATGAAGACCATTAACAGGTCGAtagcacaaaaaattaaattatgtgaCATAAAATGCATATAATATtgtatgacaaaagtttcataCAAATCATGAGATGTAAAATAATCgactgtttgaaaaaaaaatcataatcagCTAATGATGATATTCACCTTTAgggagccaccttggtgcaatggttagcatgcccgccttgcatacacaaggacgtgggttcgattcctgcctcgaccgaacaccaaaaagttttttcagcggtggattatcccacctcagtaatgctggtgacatttcggagggtttcaaagcttctctaagtggtttcactgcaatgtggaacgccgttcggactcggttataaaaaggaggtcccttgttattgagcttaacatggaatcgggcagtactcagtgataagagagaagttcaccaaagtggtttaacaatggactgaatagtctaagtgagcctgatacatcgggctgccacctatcctaacctaaccttcacctTTAGCTAATCCACTtttgataaattaaaaaaaaagcaacaagtatatacggccgtaagttcggccaggccgaagcttatgtaccctccaccatggattgtgtagaaacttctactgaagactgtcacccacaatcgaattacttgggttgcggtaacacttaccgatggcaaggtatcttaaaacttcctaacaccgcactatataccacatagtccatacgtggtatatactaaactaaataaggccgattaaatacgtatacgtatttaatttaatacgtagaagtaaaatttggaaaaaaatttctatagaaataaaattttgacaaaattttctatagaaataaaattttgacaaaattttctatagaaataaaattttgacaaaattttctatagaaataaaattttgacaaaattttctatagaaataaaattttgacaaaattttctatagaaataaaattttgacaaaattttctataaaaataaaatgtggaaaaaattttctatagaaataaaattttgacaaaattttctatagaaataaaatttggaaaattttttctatagaaatcacattttgacaatgttttctataaaaataaaattttggtagattatttttggttcgagtggcaaccatgattatgaaccgatatggaccaatttttgtgtgattggggatcggctatatataactatagacagatatggaccaattttggcatggtcattagcggccttatactaacaccacgttgcaaatttcaaacggatcggatgaattttgcttctccaagaggctccggagatcaaatctgaggaacggtttatatgggggctatatataattatggaccgatatggaccaattttggcatggttattagcggccttatactaagaccatgttgcaaatttcaacaggatcggatgaattttgctgctctaagaggttccggaggtctaatctggggattggcttatatgggggctatatataattatggaccgatatggaccaattttggcatggttgttagagacaatatactaacaccatgtaccaaatttcaaccggatcggataaattttgctcctctaagaggctccggaggtcaaatctggggatcggtttatatgggggctatatataaatatgggccgatgtggacccattttatttcatcggatcggatgaattttgctcctctaagaggttccggaggtcaaatctggggattggcttatatggggactatatataattatggaccgatatggaccaattttggcatggttgttagagacaatatactaacaccacgtaccaaatttcaaccggattggataaattttgctcctctaagaggctccggaggtcaaatctggggatcggtttatatggggactatatataattatgggccgatatggaccaattttggcatggttgttagagacaatatactaataccacgtaccaaatttcaaccggatcggataaagtttgctcctctaagaggctccggaggtcaaatctggggatcggtttatatggggactatatataattatgggccgatatggaccaattttggcatggttgttagagaccatatactaacatcatgtaccaaatttcagccggatcggatgaaatttgcttctcttagatgctccgcaagccaaatctggcgatcggtttatatgggggctatatataattatggaccgatatggaccattgtttgcatggccattagagaccatatactaacaccatgtaccaaatttcagccggatcggatgaaatttgctgctcttagaggctccacaagccaaatcgggggatcggtttatatggggtctatacgtaaaagtggaccgatatggcacatttacaataccatcggacctacatcaataacaactacttgtgacgaagtttcaagtcgatagcttgtttcgttcggaagttagcgtgatttcaacagacggacggatggacataaaatatgacaaaattttgaaaaatgtagactttattaatttttttacgggCCATAAAAATtaggatttgattttttttgtgattttgaatttttcgatcgaAGTCGAAATTATCTTCCATGAATttgaattggtccaaaaaatatggaccaatctaaTCGATTTTCAAGTGACATATTAAAATTGCAAGGttctcaataaatttaaattatttcatgGACAATTCTACATAACAATTATAGACATTCAAATATCGTAAATCGACTCTGCGATCAatcgatatttttttatattaaaaaaaattcaaattcatactttcaaaaactcaaaaacattacataccaatttttttatttatttatttatttatttatacgaaatttgttttttttttttaattttcaaattttcctaaCTACAAAAAGGCTTCTGTCTACTCACAAATATTTATcgattaatttaaaacaagtcaTCTTATATTAATATGCCCTAATCTACTAATCTATAATAGTTTCTTTAAAAGTTAATAATTGAAAACTTACCCTTCAAGGATCTGATATAAGATTGCCAGAACTTGGCCTTCTTGCTGGGGCTCTCATTGCGGCCAATCATTTCCAAATGGTTCTTGAACATTTTGGATCGGTTTTTGTGTTAGCGTTAACAAGAAAATTGAAAGGTGTTCGTTAAAAAAGGACtcgttcgctgcaaaaaaaaaaataaaaaaaataaataaaatcagaataaatatgatttctaacaaaagtttaaaaaaagattaaatGTTTAAATGATTAAATGTTTTCAATACCAAACCAAATATTTTAATACCATAATTATGTTAAAACTCTTTGtttataattaatattattttaaagaaacttttttgaaagcttaaaaaaaataaatttttaaaccaaATAATAGAAACTGTAGATACAAAGGTGGTTACGATTATAAATCCAAATAACCTTTAAAAgtttttgtcgataaaaattattattatgtttttttttaataattctatgAGCATGAAACAAATACCACTCTTCACTAAATTTAAGAGCTCTTttgttatgaatattttttcaaaattatttttttttaattttttcatctaaCAATAATTTAAATATCAGTTATATGAGATATGAAGATATATCGAAATATGGGCCTTTTTGCCTCCCAACAAACGATGACCTTCAaacaaaagtagtttggatccccaacttgtgattcagaagtagtgcaaatttaGATCATCTCCAATTAATTTTACAGGGGCTCGTGATAAAGCGAAAGTACCTCATTTTCATATGCTTGCATTGCTTTGGATGTTGTGCGTTGAAGTTCATTTTGaaataagaaatttaaaaaactaaaatattcttcattttctattttaatCAATATCTTTTACTACgctgttttttttataattatctaatttttaccagttgtaaaaaattgtttttgtttttacaattttcgagGCCtggattttggttttttgacacTTCAAACTCAAATGTCATTTGATCGTAATATGACaccaaaattgtacaaattcgaggcctgaatttgggttttttgaCACTTCAGACTCAAATGTCAAATGACACCAAGGCATAAtattctaactacttctcgaGATCTTCTTTAttagaatgtattaaaatattacattgttattttttcttatattgtTATTtcaacccagaaaaaagggtttgccaaaaaaaaaaaatactgaaaatgttctttttagatccggaagtgatgcaaaattggagcagaagtgatgaatttaacatgggcttgtcatttcaacagccgttgtactgaatttgcatcacttcttaaggtgtgatcccaaTTCAGTGTTTAGtatgtaaattacaaaaatttgtgatactgtgccaaataaataatttttatatttttttttatgatttttaatgactcaaatatttttaaaaattcgaaatttttctaggatgaatttagcattttttttcaacaaaatttaataaattgtaccatattcaaataaacacaaaaaaaaatatttggattcaatcacgaaattaattgattttaattaatttttttaactgaaatgtattcaatcacagaaatgatagtattaatgaaaaaaaattaaatgggaatcaattaaaaaattaattgatccaattattaaaaattaattgatattaaaaatttttgtaattgatttttgtttcaattaaacaattttttgaatcaattaaatttttaaatgaatattttttttttaactcaataaAGACAttgattggaaaaatttttataaacattttttctgtgcagatttcattaaaaaaatacaaaaaaagttgaaaaaaatatgttttttgcaaataatttgCCGCAAATTTCACACCTACTGACAAATAGATTAGCTTTTCATATATCACCTCATAGGAAGttcttgtgaagtgaaaattacgttcATCACtagattttttgctgggataaataaaataatggcattttcaaaaaaaaaaattaagaaattttgtaaaaatttcacttctttaagaaattttgtcaaaatttcactcatttaagaaattttgtcaaaatttcacatctttaagaagttttgtcaaaatttca contains these protein-coding regions:
- the Mf gene encoding myofilin isoform X10; the encoded protein is MFKNHLEMIGRNESPSKKAKFWQSYIRSLKGSEDIRAHETPRAGRPYSSYLDAPSTFRSIYEEPATANERVQSHGYRYLPVSRDTYGYSPRAIYDHHYSRTRLPVFPRNRFRDMLEPNPNAPISAFTRDPFWWDMEDLAPIRARSPFRAMSMPRASSPPITRDSFLSPIKNRYLWTKHPARPLTPAEEEELFENF
- the Mf gene encoding myofilin isoform X11, whose amino-acid sequence is MFKNHLEMIGRNESPSKKAKFWQSYIRSLKGSEDIRAHETPRAGRPYSSYLDAPSTFRSIYEEPATANERVQSHGYRYLPVSRDTYGYSPRAIYDHHYSRTIPANYDAERAWNDHLKRMQEIERRYPSRYGLYLKDKPYTPNALVPLEYEPEDKLLQELNKAMRFF